The genomic interval GTCACCAGGGGTCGGCGGATTTCAACGCCGAGATGGTTCCAGTGGGGATCACGTTCGGCCAGACCCAGCAGGCATCTCCCACGGGCGCAACCGATGTCGAGGTGGATCGGTTGATCAGGAACCCGGAATAGCTCCTCAGGTTGTGGAAGTTGCAGCGGCAGCTGAAAGAAGCGACTGAGGGGATTGACGTGCTGACGCAAGGTTTCGAGGCGGTGCGATCTCGCTCAACTGAGATTGTCAGAGCCACTGCCAGAGGAGCTGTCGGGGTCCTGACGCAGCAAGCCCCAGCAGGCGGTGTAGCCGTGCAGATGCGTCGTTCCGCCAATGGGCCCAATCTCACCGTTGCAGAACGCTCCTGCCACGGGAAGCTCCGGCATGAGTTGGCGCGCCAGGCTGATGTCGCCATCGGCACGACCGAACAGTCCCTTGCCTCGTCCCAAGCAGGCCATCAGCAGCCCGAAGTGGACCGTGTCGCCTGGATCAGCCGTGGCTGTCTTCAGCAACCCAAGGGCCTCGTCCTGAGATGCGGTGGCTTCACGGAGATGGAATTGCACGTTTTGGCCGGCGCGCACTCGCTCTGCAACGGCCACGGCGCCGTTGCTGGGATCCACACCAATCAGGTTGCGCATGAGGAATGCACTTGCTTCTGAAGTTGCTCCGTCGGAATTCAGTCGCAGGTTGCTGCGTTCCACGCCGAGGAATAGTGAGTGACGCACTAGCTCGCGCTCCTGTTCGCTGAGGTCGGCTAGGACCCGCTGCAGGCAGGCGATGGGGCTGGCTTTGTTGCCGCCATCATTCAGTTCCAACAGCACGTTGCGCTGCACCTGCTCGATCGAGAACACCGGGCCAATGGGACGACAGCCTTGCGCCACCACTGTTTCGAGTCGCCAGCGACCCCCGATCGAACAGACCACTGCGCCTGTGAGGATGCGGTCATCCAGCAGCAGTGATCCGTGCGGACTGTTATGGGGCGCTGCGATCCCGCCAATCTTCTCGGCATCCGGGTAGGCATAGTCCAGCCCGCTGATCAGATCGTTGATGCCACTGCTGGTGGGGTCGATCAGGAGGATCTGGCTCCGGGAATCCTCCGGTGTGATGTCGACCCAGTCCTGCCATCGTTGGGCCGCTCCATCAAGATCAGGCAGTTTTTCTGTGCTGAGGTGGCGGGTTGTGATGGATGCCCCCGGCAGGGAGAGCAATGTCACGCTCAAGGCCGGTGTCTGCTCCAGTTCCGAGGCACTACCGTCGCCGCGGGTGCCCACCACGCCTCCACCTGTGCATCCGATCCAATGCTTCGCGCTGATTTGGGCGCGAAGCATCGGCAGTAACCGAGGTAAGTCGGTGGCATAACCGGTTGAGGTGAAGACGAGTGCGAGATCGGCTTCGCCCCTGGGTCGACCCAGTTGCGCGACCACGTCCCGCACCGCTTCGTCCAGAGACGCTTTGGCAGAAAGCCCTGATCGGCAACTGACTTCAGTGCCCCCGGATCGGAACCAGCTGAACGGTGCAAACGGTGCCATGAAGCGGACCCTATCAACCCTGGAGCTCAGCTCGGGACGTTGATAATGGCGAGACTGTGACAGTCCTCAGTGAACGAGCTCACGTACCGCGCTCTGGTGTGGCTGACCTATCGCTTGGCCGCCACCTTTGCTGTTGGTGTGCCTTTGGTCTTGTTGATGTGGTCGGCATGGCGTCGCGAGCCGATGGTGCTTCGGCTTCTGGGCATCTACTGGAAGGTGGCCAGCCTGATGGCGATCAGCCTGCTGCTTCTCATGGATCAACGACCCCTGGGCTACGCCACTGCTGCTGTCGCTCCGGTCTTGATGGTGATCAGCCTGTGGTTCTGGGTTGACATCAATGAGGAGTTGGCCGATCAACCGTCCTGGCGTCCCCTGCCGTTGGCTGTGAAGGTTTGGCGTTGGGCGTTCAGTGGTTTTGGACTCCTCAGCCTGGTGATGAGCATCACAGGCTTGCGTTGCATGCAGCAGCTGGCGTTGCCCTCCTGCTTGACGTGGCTTGAGGCTCCCCAGGGCATCCATGGCCTGGCGGCCACGGTGTTCAATTTTTTATTCGGTGGTCAGTGGACTGAGGCCGTTGCCGCCTTTGTGGGATATGTCGCCCTGGTGGCCTACCTGGCCGGGCTGCTGCAGTGGTTGTTGGTACGCCTGCCCCGCTTCGGGCGTGTGGCGGGCGATTTCTGATGACGGATCAAGCGGTGGTTCAGGCTTTCGAGGAACGAACGCGTCTTGAGTCCCAGAGGGTCGTCCGACTTCGGGGGCAGGTGGGGGATGTGCCTTTTGAATTGCTGATTTTTCGTGGATTCAGCAGCAGCACAACCCATCCAACCGCCTTTGACCCTGATGCCCCTGTTCTCCCTGAGGGAACAAGCCTGGATCAGGCCGAGTTGCTTCAGGGGCCCTTATCGCCCACCCAGGAGGTTGTGCTGGCTGGACCGATGCCGCCGAACGACCTCTTGGTTCAGGCCAATTGGTGAGTTCGGCGTTCCAGGACGCCGACACAGCGTCCGCAGATGTGGGGGTGGTCTGGATGTTGACCCACATCCCCTTCGTAGTGCCAGCAGCGTTCGCATTTGATGCCCCGCGCTCGGCTCACCTCGATCAACGCGAGGTCGTCGTCTTGGCTGGCCAGCAGTTCGGCCCAGGGCTCGCCACCGATCTGCAGTTGTGAGACCAGCAGCCAGTCCCGCAGGCCGTCCACCTCTGCATCTCCCTCCTCATTGAGCCAGGAGAGAGCGGCCTGGAGCTCCGGGCGGCGGGCATCAATCCGCACGGATGCCTCAAGCGATGCGCCGAGTTCCTGACGGCCGCGGCAGTCTTCCAACACTTTGTTCACGGCAGCGCGCAGCTCCCGTAGCTGTTGAACCGGAGCGCTGAGGGCGCTATCGCGCCAGTCCGCTGGAACCGTGGGCCAGCCGCGGCGGAAGACCGAGGTCTCTTCGACTGGGTAGGGCAGGTTTTGCCAGATGTCTTCGGCCATATGGCACAGCACCGGAGCGATCAGCCCGGCCAGGCGTTCGATGATCAGGGCCATCACGGTCTGGCAGCTGCGCCGGCGCCGGTCCTGGGGGGCACTCACATAGAGCCTGTCCTTGGCGATGTCGAGGTAGAAGTTCGACAGATCGGTGACGCAGAAGTTCTGCAGCAGCTGGAAGAAACGGAAGAATTCGAAGTTTTCGAAGGCTTCTGTGATG from Synechococcus sp. UW69 carries:
- a CDS encoding FIST N-terminal domain-containing protein — protein: MAPFAPFSWFRSGGTEVSCRSGLSAKASLDEAVRDVVAQLGRPRGEADLALVFTSTGYATDLPRLLPMLRAQISAKHWIGCTGGGVVGTRGDGSASELEQTPALSVTLLSLPGASITTRHLSTEKLPDLDGAAQRWQDWVDITPEDSRSQILLIDPTSSGINDLISGLDYAYPDAEKIGGIAAPHNSPHGSLLLDDRILTGAVVCSIGGRWRLETVVAQGCRPIGPVFSIEQVQRNVLLELNDGGNKASPIACLQRVLADLSEQERELVRHSLFLGVERSNLRLNSDGATSEASAFLMRNLIGVDPSNGAVAVAERVRAGQNVQFHLREATASQDEALGLLKTATADPGDTVHFGLLMACLGRGKGLFGRADGDISLARQLMPELPVAGAFCNGEIGPIGGTTHLHGYTACWGLLRQDPDSSSGSGSDNLS
- a CDS encoding DUF3177 family protein, producing the protein MNELTYRALVWLTYRLAATFAVGVPLVLLMWSAWRREPMVLRLLGIYWKVASLMAISLLLLMDQRPLGYATAAVAPVLMVISLWFWVDINEELADQPSWRPLPLAVKVWRWAFSGFGLLSLVMSITGLRCMQQLALPSCLTWLEAPQGIHGLAATVFNFLFGGQWTEAVAAFVGYVALVAYLAGLLQWLLVRLPRFGRVAGDF